Proteins encoded in a region of the Thunnus maccoyii chromosome 4, fThuMac1.1, whole genome shotgun sequence genome:
- the her9 gene encoding hairy-related 9 isoform X1, producing MPADTMEKQTASPIAGAPANGSHTPDKPKNASEHRKSSKPIMEKRRRARINESLGQLKTLILDALKKDSSRHSKLEKADILEMTVKHLRNLQRVQMSAALSADATVLSKYRAGFNECMNEVTRFLSTSEGVNTEVRSRLLNHLSSCMSQMMSMNYPQQAPSQQAHLAQPLHVQLPSTLPISGAAMGSKLSPAEAVSPKVFGGFQLVPATDGQFAFLIPNPAFASATAPVIPLYANAGVPVAVNASPVHGGSAPTAASPVHGMTSFSGGSQAVSPVGVSTGSESNEPVWRPW from the exons ATGCCAGCTGACACTATGGAAAAGCAGACGGCATCTCCTATTGCCGGTGCCCCTGCAAACGGATCACACACACCGGACAAACCGAAAAATGCCAGCGAGCATAGAAAA TCATCCAAACCCATCATGGAAAAACGCCGCAGAGCGAGAATAAACGAAAGCCTTGGGCAGCTCAAGACACTCATCCTGGACGCACTTAAAAAAGAC AGCTCCAGACACTCCAAGCTGGAGAAAGCAGACATCCTGGAAATGACAGTGAAGCACTTGAGGAACCTGCAACGCGTACAGATGAGTG CAGCACTCTCAGCAGATGCTACCGTCCTGAGCAAATACAGAGCAGGATTCAACGAGTGCATGAACGAGGTCACCCGCTTCCTGTCCACCTCAGAGGGGGTGAACACGGAGGTGAGGTCGAGGCTCCTCAACCACTTGTCCAGCTGCATGAGCCAGATGATGTCCATGAACTACCCGCAGCAGGCCCCGTCCCAGCAGGCGCACCTGGCACAGCCCCTCCATGTGCAGCTCCCATCCACTCTGCCCATCAGCGGCGCCGCCATGGGCTCCAAACTCAGTCCTGCAGAGGCCGTCTCCCCCAAGGTCTTTGGTGGGTTCCAGCTGGTGCCCGCAACCGACGGACAGTTCGCTTTTTTGATCCCTAACCCGGCCTTTGCCTCCGCCACAGCCCCTGTTATCCCTCTTTACGCAAACGCAGGAGTGCCTGTTGCAGTTAACGCCAGTCCGGTGCACGGCGGCTCGGCACCGACTGCAGCATCTCCAGTCCACGGCATGACGTCCTTCTCTGGGGGGTCCCAGGCGGTCAGCCCGGTTGGGGTCAGCACCGGCTCAGAGAGCAACGAGCCTGTGTGGAGGCCTTGGTAG
- the her9 gene encoding hairy-related 9 isoform X2, with amino-acid sequence MPADTMEKQTASPIAGAPANGSHTPDKPKNASEHRKSSKPIMEKRRRARINESLGQLKTLILDALKKDSSRHSKLEKADILEMTVKHLRNLQRVQMSALSADATVLSKYRAGFNECMNEVTRFLSTSEGVNTEVRSRLLNHLSSCMSQMMSMNYPQQAPSQQAHLAQPLHVQLPSTLPISGAAMGSKLSPAEAVSPKVFGGFQLVPATDGQFAFLIPNPAFASATAPVIPLYANAGVPVAVNASPVHGGSAPTAASPVHGMTSFSGGSQAVSPVGVSTGSESNEPVWRPW; translated from the exons ATGCCAGCTGACACTATGGAAAAGCAGACGGCATCTCCTATTGCCGGTGCCCCTGCAAACGGATCACACACACCGGACAAACCGAAAAATGCCAGCGAGCATAGAAAA TCATCCAAACCCATCATGGAAAAACGCCGCAGAGCGAGAATAAACGAAAGCCTTGGGCAGCTCAAGACACTCATCCTGGACGCACTTAAAAAAGAC AGCTCCAGACACTCCAAGCTGGAGAAAGCAGACATCCTGGAAATGACAGTGAAGCACTTGAGGAACCTGCAACGCGTACAGATGAGTG CACTCTCAGCAGATGCTACCGTCCTGAGCAAATACAGAGCAGGATTCAACGAGTGCATGAACGAGGTCACCCGCTTCCTGTCCACCTCAGAGGGGGTGAACACGGAGGTGAGGTCGAGGCTCCTCAACCACTTGTCCAGCTGCATGAGCCAGATGATGTCCATGAACTACCCGCAGCAGGCCCCGTCCCAGCAGGCGCACCTGGCACAGCCCCTCCATGTGCAGCTCCCATCCACTCTGCCCATCAGCGGCGCCGCCATGGGCTCCAAACTCAGTCCTGCAGAGGCCGTCTCCCCCAAGGTCTTTGGTGGGTTCCAGCTGGTGCCCGCAACCGACGGACAGTTCGCTTTTTTGATCCCTAACCCGGCCTTTGCCTCCGCCACAGCCCCTGTTATCCCTCTTTACGCAAACGCAGGAGTGCCTGTTGCAGTTAACGCCAGTCCGGTGCACGGCGGCTCGGCACCGACTGCAGCATCTCCAGTCCACGGCATGACGTCCTTCTCTGGGGGGTCCCAGGCGGTCAGCCCGGTTGGGGTCAGCACCGGCTCAGAGAGCAACGAGCCTGTGTGGAGGCCTTGGTAG